GGACCGGGATGCGAATCCTGGACACCCACGAAATCGGGTCAGGGATTCCGGTCCGGCGGGAGGCGGGGAAAGGCGGCGGGGCTGACCGCCGGAGGAACGGGATTCCAAAATAGGGACATCCGCCAAATGGCGGAAAAGGGAGCCGAGGATTCGGGGCGGGGGGATGGCATGAAGGGGCGGCAGGTGCTGATGACCGGGGCAACCGGCTACATCGGGCGGGAGCTCGCCCGGCGGCTCCTCGAGGCGGGGGCGGAAGTGGGCGTGGTCACGGCCGACCCGGCGCAGGCGCGGGATATCCTGGGGGTGGGCGTACCCTGCTGGGGCCGGGAGGAATGCCTCGCGGATGGCGGGCCGCTCGAAGGGCGGCGGCTCCTGCTCCATGCGGGCTTTGCCCGGCCGTACGCCGGCGAGGCGGAGATCGCCCGCAGCCTCGAGTTCACCGGTCGCCTTTTTGCCCGGGCCGCGGAGGCGCGCATTCCGGCCGTGCTGCTGCTCTCCTCGCGCAGCGTCTACGGTCGGGCAACCCCCCCTCCCTGGAGCGAGGAGTCGCCGCCGGCGCCCTCCAATCCTTATGGCGAAGCGAAGTTCGCTTCGGAGGTGATGCTGGGGATGGTGAGGCGTTTTTCCCCGCTGACCCGGACCTGCGCGGTCCGGCTGGGGACGGTGTCGGGCGGGGGGGAGGGATTGGTCGATGTCTTCGTCCTCTCCCGTTTCGTGCTGGCGGCGCTCCGGGGGGATCGGATCCGCATCTTCGGGGGGAGCCAGGAGTTCGACATCCTCGACCTGCGGGACGCGGCGGACGCCTTGGCGCGCCTGGTCCGGGAGCCGGCCGCGAACTGGCGCCCGGTCTACAATCTCGGTTCTCCTGTTTCGCAAAAGATCCGCCACCTGGCGGAGCGGGCGGTGGCGCTCGCGGCCGAACACGGTAGGCGGGGATCAGTGATCACGACCGAGCCTGCCGGGCCGGACAGGACCCCGCGCTACGGCATGGACTGCGCACGGTTCTGTGGCGGCCTCGGCTGGCGCCCCCTCCGCTCCCTCGACGACACCATCCGTTCCCTGATCGAATACTACCTTCCCCGCCTCAAATGATGGACATCCACTCTTTGACTCCGAACGCGATGATGGACATCCACCCATTGCCGGTTACGTGTCCAACCGGTGGATGTCCACAATTTCAGCAAAAGGTGGGTGTCCAGGATTTGCGGAGGTGGACGGGAATCACTGGTGTTATTCCAGCAGCGGCCGCGTCAGTCGGGCGGAGAGGAGGGCCAGGAGGCAGGGGATCAGGGCCGAAAAAGCGATCCCCAGCGGCTGGGGCATCGAGAGGTGGACCGCAGCACCGAGCGGACGCAGGGCGATCCATGCCCAAAGCATCCCCAGGGCGAGGGCGAGAACCAGCGCGCCCCTCAGGACCAGTTCGGCGATAGCGAGCGGGCGCAGGGCGGCTTCGTACTTCTTCAGAGCGGCGGCGTCGCGGGCCGTGTGGTAGATCTGGCGCGGGTCGGGGAGGCGCGATGGCACGCCGTCCGAGGCGCAGCCAGCGCGGATCATCCAGCCGGTGACGAGGGCGACCTCCCTGCAACGGTCGCAGGATGCGGTATGGGTGCTTGTCCCCTCGTCCCAGGTACCGGATCGGACGGCAAGGGCGACTTCGGCTTCATGCGGGCATGAACGCGGATTCACACGGCTCCTTTCGCGCCATCCCGGAGGTTCCGTCGTTTCAGGATGAGCGCAAGTTTCCTGCGTGCCCGGAAAAGGAGCACGCGAACGCTTTTCTCACGCAGCCCGAGCGCGGCGGCGATCTCGCCGTGGTCGAACCCCTCGACGTAGGCCAGCCGCAACAGTGCCTGCTCCCGTGGTGGAAGTCCGGAGAGTAACTCCACTCCGTCCGCCGCGGGTTCCATCCCGGCTTCGGACCCGGGAATGCGCAGCCAGTGCCAGAAGCTCTCGCGCTTTTGCCGCTGCTTCGTATGCCGCCAGTGGTCCACGATCAGAGAGGTCGCGATCCTGTAGAGGTAGGCTTTCGTCTGTCGCGGATCCATTCCCGGCGGTCCTGCCCGGAGAAAGCGGTAGAAGGTCTCCTGCAGGAGGTCTTCGGTCAGCGGAGCGTCGAGGCAGATTTTACGGATATACCCCGCGAGTGCCGGGGCGACCGATTGGTAGAGGGCGCAAAAGGCTTCTTCGTCCAGGGCGAGGCGCGGCTCCGCCCGGTCGGACGCCTGGCCCCCGCATACCCCCGGCATGGACAGTGCCTGGTGAAGCATTCCTGGAGATTCCTCCGCTGACACCATTATGCTCGTCTAGCGCAGCATGTCCCATTTTTTGTACAACCGATGGGCGATCGCGGCGGCGAGGAGGATGCCGATCCCCAGGGCGCCGACGATGCTGGCGGGGTAGACGAACGCGTGCTGCATCGCCATCAGTCCGAAGAAGGCGGCGCCGAGCATGGTGAGGATCACCCCCGCGACCGTCAGCCCCACGATGCGGGATCTCGGCGAGCCGTTTGACGACATTTCCTGATCCTTGAGAAAGCTTTGCCCCTGGGGCGTCCCCAGGAATTCGGTCAGTTCCTGTCCCGATCCGAATTTGTCCAGCAGCCGCTTGCGGATGTCGGCCTGTTCCCTTGTCCGTATGCTCCCGGATCTGTGGCCGAACCAGACCAGAAGCACCACCATCGCGAACAGCGCAACCGGGACAATGACATCTTCGCTGAATAACTGGTTCATGGGATCTCCCTTAATCCATGCCGGCGGAGACATCCGCCGGGAATTTGATTTTTGTCTCTACAACGTCCTGCCCGGACATCTGGTTAACAAAATTGTGGACATCCACTCATTTTCGGGTGGAGGCCGCCGAGACCTGGATGCCCCAATCCTGGACATCCACACTTTGTCGTTTGCGCATCCAATGGGTGGGTGTCCACAATTGCGTCCAAAATTGCGTGGTCCATCAATGAGTGGATGTCCAGGATTGGGCGAATCGGTGGATGTCCGGGATTTTGCAGGATGGGTCCTGTTGTCTTCGCCGGCGATCTTATCTACAATCGAACCGAGGCGGAATCCGACGAAGCAATGGCGCGGGGTATCCTCCGGCCTTTGGGAAAGCAGGATAAGTGGCTATAAGACATAATGTTACGAACAGGTTGAGGCTTCTGGTGCTGGGCCTGGCGCTGTCAGGCGTTGCGGGGGCGGCCGCCGATGCTCCAGTGCTGGACGCCGAAGCGGGTCCGTGCGCGCTCGCCATTACGGTGAGCGACCCGGAGAATCGGCCGGTTTATGCCGCGAAGATCCGGGTGACCGTGCGCCACGGGTTCATGGGACTTCGCAGGATGTCGCTAGAAATCCACACCGACGCCGAGGGGAAGGCATTGTTGACGGGATTGCCCGGGACGCCGAAAAAGAGGTTGGAGTTCGAGGTAACGAGCGGACGCTTCTACACGATTGTGTCGGCCTACCCCTCCTCCCGCTGCCGGGAGGACCGGCTGAACGTCCGGTTCAAAAACCGCGACCTGCTTCCTGAGGAACCCTGACTGAAATCCTGGACACCCACCGCTTGGACGGGATGACGGAAATGGGTGGGTGTCCATAATTGGGGGAGAACATGCCTCATATCATCGTAAAGCTCTATCCGGGGAGGCCTCGAGCGGTGCTTGACCGGCTGGCCGAAAAGATTGCGGCGGATGTCATGGAGATCGCGGGGTGCGACCGGAAGGCGGTATCAGTGGCCATCGAGGAGGTGCCCCAGGCGGATTGGGCCGAACGCGTTTACCGCCCTGATATCCTTGAGAAGGCAGAGGCTCTGGCCCTGAAGCCCGGCTACAACCCGTTCGGCTGACCCCCTGCTCTGTCCTCGATTTCCTGCCAGGGTGCGGGTTTCCCGGTATCGGGTATATGGCCGGCAGGGCGGAATAGGTGGATGTCCACGATTTGGGTCAGAAATTGGGTGTCCAGGATTGGCTGCTGGGGGTGGCGGAGAGGGAGGGATTCGAACCCTCGGTAAGGTTACCCCTACACACGCTTTCCAAGCGTGCTCCTTCAACCACTCGGACACCTCTCCCGGTCGCGCGTGCCGGCGGAGGCCGGCGGGAGTGTAGATTGTATGTCGCCCCTGCCCCGGCTGCAAGTCATTAAAAGAGTTTTTCTCCCCGGCGCCCCCCTTTGGTATATGCTTTGGGCGAGGCGGCCGGCCCGTCCGGCGCGCATTGCCTATGAACGACCAGCCAGGCTTCCAGAAACCCCCGGACGATCTCCGGACGCGGCGCTACGTGCTCGGCGCGATCATCTTCCTCGCCCTGGCGCTCGCGACGACTCACACCTTCCTGCACCGGACATCGGTCGGGAGCCATCGCTTCATCGGGATGACGTGGATCGTCTATACCGGGACCTTCCTGGCACTGCTGGCCCTGCTGATCCTGGCTACGATCCTGGGGCGCAACCTCATCAAGCTCTATTTCGAGCGCCGAAGCGGTCAGCTCGGAAGCGGTTTCAAGACCAAGCTCGTGCGCACCTTCATCGGCCTTTCGCTCCTTCCGGCGCTGCTGCTGTTCCTGCTGGCCTACACCCTCATCAACTCCTCCATCGAAAGGTGGTTCCGCGCGCCCACGGCGCAGATGATGGACAAGAGCCGCATCCTGGCCGAGCAGTACTACGCCGAAGCCGAGGAGCGGGCGAAGCATTTCGCCGCGAGCATCGCCGGCCGCGTCCGCCCCGGTGGGGATGTCCCGGCCGCGTCGGGGGAGGAGGCGTCGCTTCGTCTTGGGGAACTCGCCGCGGAATTCGCGGTCGGCGCCGTCGAGGTCTACCGGTCCGACGGGCGGCTGGCGGCCTCCTCGGGGCCGGCGCTTTCCCCCGCCGCGCACGGGGAGATCCGCGCGGCGCTGGTCCGGCAGGCGCTTCAGGGAACGCCCGGTTTCGGCGTCCACCGCGTCGATCCCGACGACCCCTGGAACGAGATCAGCTACGCCGCGGCCCCCATCGCCGGCCCCGACGGCCGGGCGGCAGGGGCGGTCCTGACCGAAAGCCTGCACCCGACGAGCGCGCAGACCTGGGCGGACGCCGTGATGGACGCCTACCAGAAGTACGGCCAGCTGGAGCGGGAGCAGCGCTCGCTCCGCTTCAACATCCTACTCATCCTGGTGCTGGCGACGCTCCTGATCGTTTTCGCCTTTGCCTGGTTCGCCCTCTACCTGGCCAAGCGCATCACTGTCCCGATCCAGGCGCTGGCGGAAGGGGCGGCCGCCGTCGCCGCGGGAAACCTCGGGCACCGGGTCCGGTGCCAGGCGTTCGACGAACTGGGGAGCCTGGTGACCCGGTTCAACCGGATGACGGCCGACCTCGAGGAAAACGAGCGCCGCATCCAGGGGGCGCAGGAAAGCCTGCGCCGCAGCAGCCTCGAGAACGAGAACCGCCGCCGCTACATCGAGGCCATCCTGCAGACGATTGCCACCGGCGTGATCGCCCTGGACGCCCAGGGCCGGGTCCGGACCATGAACCAGGCCGCGCTGGGGATGCTGGGGATTGCGCCGCCAGGTGAAAACGCCGCCCTGGAGGAGGTGCTCGGCCAGCCGGCGTCCGGTGCGCTCCGACGGCTGCTCCGGAAGGCGGAGGTGCTCGGGACCGTCGTCAAGAACATCGAGCTGGCCGGGCCGGGCGGGACGCTGCAGATCGCGGCCACGGCCACACCCCTCGTCGACACCGCCGGCGCGCGCGCGGGCTGGGTGGTGGTGCTCGACGATATGACCGAACTTCTCCGGATGGAGAAGATGGCGGCGTGGCAGGAGGTGGCCCGCCGCCTGGCCCACGAGATCAAGAACCCCCTCACCCCCATCCAGCTTTCGGCCGAAAGGATCTTGAAAAGGTATAAACAGCTGGAGCTTCACGATCCGAAGGAGGGGGCGGGCTCCTGGCGGGAGGAATCAGGGAAGTTCGATCGCCTCCTCGAAGAGAGCGTCAAGGTCATCATCCAGGAGGCGGGGTCCCTCAAGAGCCTCGTCGACGAGTTTTCGCGCTTCGCCCGCCTCCCGGAGGTGCGGCCCGAGGACGTGGACCTGAACCGGATCCTGGAACAGACGCTCCGGCTCTACGACGGACGGATTCAGGGGGTGGAGGTGCGGAGGGAGTTCGGAGAGATTCCGACGCTCCGGCTCGACCCGGAGCAGATGAAGCGGGTGTTCATCAATTTGTTCGATAATGCGCTCGAGGCCCTTGCACGCAAGGATGAGGCACCCGTTTCCCCCTTGGCTTCGGCAACGGGCCGGAAGGATCCGGCGGCGGGGCGCGAGCGGGCGGGGACGGAGCAGGAAAGCCCGGGCGCTCCCGACCGGACGGCAGTGTCGGGAGAGGCGGGAAAGAAGATCCTCCAGGTCCGCACATTCTGGGACCGGGCGCGCCGGCGGGCGCGGGTGGAGATCGGCGACAACGGGGGAGGCTTTCCCGAGGAGTACCGGGACAGCGTTTTTCTCCCCTATTTCTCGATTCGCAAGGGGGGGACCGGGCTGGGACTCGCCATCGTGCGCCAGATCGTGGCAGACCACGGCGGGGAGGTGCGGGCCGAGGCGAACGCCCCTTTCGGCACGAGGATCGTCATCGACCTCCCGCTGGGTCTGAACTGAACAAGGCGTTTGGGGACGGACAAGAATCGGGAGGGGACAGGAGGAAAGCTTCCGGGAGGGCGGGTTCGACCGGAAGCAGCGGCGCGCGAGGGTGCCGGGGCGGCGTCTTTCTCCCCTCCTTCTGCATCCGCAAGAGGGGACCGGGTCGGAGAATCGCCCGTCGTGGCCGGGCATGGCGCCGAAGCAGGGGCCGAGAGGGGCGTAGCCTTCGGTACGGGGATCCTCGTCGATTTGAGCTTGGCCCGGGACCGAATCGGGATCAGAATAGGCGGCTATGGTGCATTCGGCGGTACTGATCGTAGACGACGAGCAGGGGGTGCAGACCTCGCTCCGGGGGATCCTCGAGGACGCCGGGTTCGAGCCGGAGGCCGTTTCGAGCGGGGAACAGGCGCTCGAGCTCCTCACCGGACGGGAATTCGCCGTGGTGCTCCTGGACATCTGGCTGCCCGGCATGGACGGGCTCGAGGCGCTGGCCGGGATACGGCGCCTGGCGCCGGAAACGTCCGTCGTCATGATCTCGGGGCACGGGTCGATCGAGGCGGCCGTGCGTGCCACCAAGCTGGGGGCGTACGACTTCATCGAGAAGCCGTTGTCGCTCGAGAAGACCGTCCTGGTGGTCACGAACGCCGAGCGGCAGTACCGGCTGGAGCGGGAGAACCGCCTGCTGCGGGCGGAGGTGGAGCGCAAGTACGCCATGATCGGCGATTCGGTGCCGATGCAGGCGCTGCGCCAGCAGATCGCCTTCGCGGCGCCGTCGAACGGCCGGGTGCTGATCTCGGGGGAAAACGGTACCGGGAAGGAGCTGGTGGCCCACCTGCTCCACCTCCGCAGCCTGCGGCGGGACAAGCCCTTCGTGGAGATGAACTGCGCCGCCATCCCGGAGGAGCTGATCGAGAGTGAGCTCTTCGGGCACGTGAAGGGGTCCTTCACCGGCGCGGGCGGGGACAAGGAGGGGAAGTTCGTCCAGGCCGACGGCGGCACGCTCTTCCTGGACGAGGTAGGCGACATGAGCCCGAAGACCCAGGCGAAGGTGCTGCGGGCGCTCGAGCAGCAGAGCTTTTCCCCGGTGGGGAGCAACGCGATGGTCCGGGTGGACGTGCGCGTCATCGCCTCCACCAACAAGAAGCTGGAGCGGGAGATCGAACGCGGGAACTTTCGCGAAGACCTCTACTACCGGCTCAACGTGATTCCTTTCGAGATCCCCCCCCTGCGGGAGCGGAAGGAGGATATCCCGCCGCTGGCGGCCCATTTCCTGGACCAGTTCGCGCGCAAGTACCGGCGCAAGCCGCCGGCCATGGGGAAGAAGGCGCTCGCGGTGCTCGAATCGTACGACTGGCCGGGGAATGTGCGGGAGCTGCGCAATATCATGGAGCGCATCGTGATCATGACCCAGCAGCCGCGCATCGACGTGTACGACCTGCCGGAGGCGATGCTCGAGCGTGCGCTCTCCGCGGAGCCCGCTCCGGAGGATGGGTCCACGCTCCACGCGGCCCGGGAGCGGTTTGAGCGCGATTTCATCCTGCAGAAGCTGGTGGAGCACCGGGGGAACGTCAGCCGGGCGGCCGAGGCGCTCGGCATCGAGCGGAGCAACCTCTACCGCAAGATCCGCCAGCTGGGCATCCCCTGGTCCGGCCGCGAGACCGACGGCACCGAATAGCCAGAACCCAATCCTGGACATCCACTCTTTGATCCGGTCATGGGCTTCCGCCGATTGATCTGATCCTGGACATCCACAATTTCGGCTGCCCCGTCCAGTTAGCGGGTGTCCATGATTTGGCCCACTGAGCCCAATCCTGGACATCCACCTATTCCAGATCAGAGGACACCCACCGATTTATCGGTCCCGATAAACCATTCGGGGTTCCAGGGGGTCCGCCCTGCGTCGGTAGCATTTGATGAAGTAGACAGGGTCCCCGATTTCCGGGACCGCCTCCGATGGTGGATGTACATAATCGGGCGAATCGGTGGATGCCCGTAATTGGACGAATGAGTGGATGTCCACGATTTCGTCTTTTGGGCCCAAAGGGTGGATGTCCACAATTGGAGCGGCGGACCGCGGGGTGAAGACGGCCGCGAGGGTGTAGTTTTCCTCGATCCACTTCATCAGGATCCGATAGTAGTCCCTGCCGAAGACCCTGGGACCGAATTCGTCCGTCGGGCGGTTGAAGAGGAGGACAAGGGGGATGTCCTTTTGCTGCAGTGCGCGCACCGCCTGCCGCTCCCCCTCCGGGTCCAGGAAACCGGGGGTCAGGATTTCGTAGCGGAGTGGAGCGGGTCGCTGCGCGAGGAAATTGAGGCTGCTCCCCTCAGGAAGTCCGAGGATACACTGGTCAGGAGCGCTGTGGCGGGAGATGAAATCGAGCGCCTGTCCCACCACCGCGGCCGCCGGCGCCTCCAGGCGCAGATCCCCCCGGTCCGTTTCCAGCCGCTCGCGCTCCGAGGCGAGCGCCCTGAAGGCGAACACGCCAGTGGCCGTCGCAATCGCCACCGCAAAGAAAACGAGGACGGTGCTGCGCACCCGTGAGGCGGCAGCGGGTGCGAGCGCGGGCAGGCCACAGGAGGCCAGGTAGAAGAAGAGGATCATGGGGATCGGCAGCAGGCCGGACCCGTAGGCGCCCCCGCCGGGGACGCGAATGAGGACGCGCGCCAGCACGGCGAGGCCGAAGACGGCTACCAGAAGACGCTCCTTCCCGGGCTGATCCGGCGGCTTCGCTGCGGGACCTGCGAGCATCCAGACCATTGCAGCCAGCAGCAGCGGTAGCGCCCGCATAGGGTTGAGGTCCCAGCCGGTCCTGTATACCAGGAGGCTGAGTGCCAGCCACCCCAGCGATCCTGCGATGACGCGCCAGGTCCGCCCGGCTTGTTCATCGCGCCAGGCTGTCGATTCTCCCGCCAGTCGTCGGCCCAGGAGGAGAACCCCGCCGCCGAGAACGCCGAGCAAAGCCAGGGCGCTGAGCATTTCCATGGCGGTCTTCGCTGGCGAAAAAAGCCCCAGTTTCAACCGGTTGAAGTGGAGCAGCTCTGCGGGGATCGACCCGGGGAGAAGGTAGGTGTCCCCGAAAACCGCCTGAGCCGGGGTTTTCATCAGGACCAGCCCATAGACGACCACCGGGACCAGTACGAACGTTCCAATGGCCGCCAGCGTGGTCCGTGCCCGGCGCTCCTTCGGGGCCAGATAGATCAGGGCGGCGAGGGCGGCGGCCGCGGCGAAACCGAATTCCAGTTTGCAGCAAAGGGCCAGCCCCGAAACCGCCGCGGCCGCTACGAGTCCTGGCATGCGCCCGTACCGCAGGTGGCGGATCATGAGGATCAGGGCCAGGGTGGCCAGGCAGGTGCCGTAGAGCGCCGAGTAGGTGTAGGGGAAGATGAGATTCCCGCTCTGCTTGAAGACGGAGAAGAGGAGGACGGCGGCCGCCGCCAGCATTGTTTCGGTCGTGGGCATCAGCGCGCGCCCGATTTGGAAGACCATCAGGACCAGGAGCAGGGATCCGATGAGCCCGGCTGCGTAAAGGGTATTGAGATGCGGCCCGAAGATCCCGTAGAGCGCGGCGTTGAAATAGGGGGCTGCCGGGCCGTAAAGATAGTAAACGTCGCTGTAGAGCCTCTCCCCTGCAAGCAAACGCAGCGGCGTGTGCATCTCGCGTCCGCTGTCAACCTCTGGTGTCGCCCAGGTCTGCCAGGTGACCGCGCTCATGACCAGAAACAGCGCCAGCAGAATCGCGATTGCGTGGAGTGGTTTCATGGCGTCTCGCGCTCCGGGGGGAAAGCGCCGATCTGGCGGAGCGCCTCGTAGACGGCGATGGCGACCGAGGAAGAGAGGTTCAGGCACCGGACGTTCGCGGTGAGCATCGGGATTCGCAGCGTGTGCTCCCGGTTTTCCTCCAGCAGCCCGGGGGGGAGCCCGCGCGATTCGGAGCCGAAAACCAGGCAGTCCCCGGGGCGGTAGTCCACGTCCGTGTATGCCCGTTCCGCCTTTGCGCTGAAGTAGAGGAGGCGCGCATCCCCGAGCGCCCCCCGCAGCTCCTCCAGGTCCTTTTCCCGGCGAAGGTCGACGTGGGGCCAGTAGTCGAGCCCCGCCCGCTTCACCGAGCGGTCGTCGATACGGAAACCGAGCCGCCCGACCAAGTGCAGCGGCAGCCCGTTTGCCGCAGCCAGGCGGGCGATGTTGCCGGTGTTCGGGTGGATCTCCGGCTTGTAGAGCGCGATGTGGATCATAGCGGATAAGGATAACGCGATCCCTCCCGCTCTCAAAGCTTCAAGGGAGGCCCTCTCCCGGCAATTGTGGACATCCACCGATTCCGCTTTCCGGTCAATGGGTGGGTGTCCAGGATTCGGGTCTCGGGTCAATGAGCGGGTGTCCAGGATTCGGTGTTGTCCAGGACCTGGAGTCGTCGCGGGCGCGCCGGTGGTTCTTTCAAAGCATCGAGGGGACTTCTCAGAGCAATTGTGGACATCCACCTACTCCGCTGTCCGGGCAATGGGTGGGTGTCCAGGATTCGGGTCTTGGATCAATGGGTGGGTGTCCAGGACTCGGGTCTTGGGTCAATGGGTGGATGTCCAGGATTTGGGGGTGTCCGGGGGCGCCCGGCCGGGCGCCCCCGGGAAAAGATATTGGTTTCCACCCGCTTTTTCTTATAATCTAATGGTTTCGTAGGAACGGGGGCAATGGACGCATCGGCCGAAATCAGGAAAAAGCTGGCAACCCTCATCGGGCACCTGGTCACGAAATGCATCCGAGAGGCGCGGATGATCCCGACGGTGCTGCATCGCGAAGAGGTCATCAGTATCCTCGTCGACGATCCGGAGCGGTTTGCCCGCCTGGTTCGGGAGGAGCATACGGATCAGACCGAGCTGTCCAGGGAAGATCTGACCGTGAAGCTGGACGCCGTGTCCGAACTCGCAAAGCTCGACCGGCTGGAGATCTTCGACCGCCCCTTCTGGGATGGGCCCGAAGTCGAGCTCGCCCCGATCCTGGAACTGACCCACCAGCTGACCCGTACCTTCGCCGTATATCTGGGGAACGCGGCCACCCTGTTCGACCGGGAATTCGAGGCGTTCATGGGCAAGTTCCGCCGGTCCCTCGCAGAGGCGGGCATGACCCTGCGCGCGGTCGATTTCACCCCTGAAGACATGGCGGTTTTCGAGGAGACGGCGATCGGCCATATCGCGGCCGGTGAAGGTCTGCAGGCTTTTACCTACGAGAAGCTGCTCAGTTCGCAGATCATGATGCGGCAGGTGGTCAACATGCCCGCGGGCTACTCGCTCCGGGAGCGCCTGCTCCGGCGGGCGCTCGGGGACGCCGCCCTTGCTCCCGCGCTGATCCGGTTCGTCATCCGGATTTCCTACATCAGTCAGGGGGCCTGGGAGGACATGGTCCCCGCCCTCCTTGCCATCGCACGCGAGTCGGGGGACGAGGGGTTCATGCGCCTGATCGTGGATGCCGCTGAGAAGGACGTGGTTTTCTCCTGCAACCTTCTTTGCCGATCCTACGAGGAGATCCGCACCCTGGACGCGACAGAGCGCCGGCGGGAGATCACAGGCGCCCTCGAGCGCTATGAGCACACGGGCTGGAGATCAGGCGGTTTTCACTAGGTCGGTCAGGTTCAGGTCGGAAACTTCCAGGACCGATTTGATCCCCATCCGGGAGCAGGCGCCGTCGTAGATCTGCTTTACGGCCTTCTTGGCCTGCTGCAGTTCCAGCAGCCGGTCCTTGACCTTAGCCAATTCCTCGCTGATTTCCCGGTCGAGGGCTTCCAACTCCTCCTTTGCCATCTGTCGGGTCTGTTCAAATTTTTTCCTCTGTTCTTCGGTGAGCATGGGGCCTCCGTCGTCCTATCTCAGGTTGAATTTCATGGTGATGCGGGTCTGACTCTGCACGTTGTCGCCGCCGATCGAAGCGGGGCGGTAGCGCCACTTCATGGCCGCGTCCAC
Above is a window of Acidobacteriota bacterium DNA encoding:
- a CDS encoding sigma-54-dependent Fis family transcriptional regulator, which translates into the protein MHSAVLIVDDEQGVQTSLRGILEDAGFEPEAVSSGEQALELLTGREFAVVLLDIWLPGMDGLEALAGIRRLAPETSVVMISGHGSIEAAVRATKLGAYDFIEKPLSLEKTVLVVTNAERQYRLERENRLLRAEVERKYAMIGDSVPMQALRQQIAFAAPSNGRVLISGENGTGKELVAHLLHLRSLRRDKPFVEMNCAAIPEELIESELFGHVKGSFTGAGGDKEGKFVQADGGTLFLDEVGDMSPKTQAKVLRALEQQSFSPVGSNAMVRVDVRVIASTNKKLEREIERGNFREDLYYRLNVIPFEIPPLRERKEDIPPLAAHFLDQFARKYRRKPPAMGKKALAVLESYDWPGNVRELRNIMERIVIMTQQPRIDVYDLPEAMLERALSAEPAPEDGSTLHAARERFERDFILQKLVEHRGNVSRAAEALGIERSNLYRKIRQLGIPWSGRETDGTE
- a CDS encoding tRNA (cytidine(34)-2'-O)-methyltransferase, with amino-acid sequence MIHIALYKPEIHPNTGNIARLAAANGLPLHLVGRLGFRIDDRSVKRAGLDYWPHVDLRREKDLEELRGALGDARLLYFSAKAERAYTDVDYRPGDCLVFGSESRGLPPGLLEENREHTLRIPMLTANVRCLNLSSSVAIAVYEALRQIGAFPPERETP
- a CDS encoding PAS domain-containing protein, which translates into the protein MNDQPGFQKPPDDLRTRRYVLGAIIFLALALATTHTFLHRTSVGSHRFIGMTWIVYTGTFLALLALLILATILGRNLIKLYFERRSGQLGSGFKTKLVRTFIGLSLLPALLLFLLAYTLINSSIERWFRAPTAQMMDKSRILAEQYYAEAEERAKHFAASIAGRVRPGGDVPAASGEEASLRLGELAAEFAVGAVEVYRSDGRLAASSGPALSPAAHGEIRAALVRQALQGTPGFGVHRVDPDDPWNEISYAAAPIAGPDGRAAGAVLTESLHPTSAQTWADAVMDAYQKYGQLEREQRSLRFNILLILVLATLLIVFAFAWFALYLAKRITVPIQALAEGAAAVAAGNLGHRVRCQAFDELGSLVTRFNRMTADLEENERRIQGAQESLRRSSLENENRRRYIEAILQTIATGVIALDAQGRVRTMNQAALGMLGIAPPGENAALEEVLGQPASGALRRLLRKAEVLGTVVKNIELAGPGGTLQIAATATPLVDTAGARAGWVVVLDDMTELLRMEKMAAWQEVARRLAHEIKNPLTPIQLSAERILKRYKQLELHDPKEGAGSWREESGKFDRLLEESVKVIIQEAGSLKSLVDEFSRFARLPEVRPEDVDLNRILEQTLRLYDGRIQGVEVRREFGEIPTLRLDPEQMKRVFINLFDNALEALARKDEAPVSPLASATGRKDPAAGRERAGTEQESPGAPDRTAVSGEAGKKILQVRTFWDRARRRARVEIGDNGGGFPEEYRDSVFLPYFSIRKGGTGLGLAIVRQIVADHGGEVRAEANAPFGTRIVIDLPLGLN
- a CDS encoding 4-oxalocrotonate tautomerase, coding for MPHIIVKLYPGRPRAVLDRLAEKIAADVMEIAGCDRKAVSVAIEEVPQADWAERVYRPDILEKAEALALKPGYNPFG
- a CDS encoding NAD(P)-dependent oxidoreductase; amino-acid sequence: MAEKGAEDSGRGDGMKGRQVLMTGATGYIGRELARRLLEAGAEVGVVTADPAQARDILGVGVPCWGREECLADGGPLEGRRLLLHAGFARPYAGEAEIARSLEFTGRLFARAAEARIPAVLLLSSRSVYGRATPPPWSEESPPAPSNPYGEAKFASEVMLGMVRRFSPLTRTCAVRLGTVSGGGEGLVDVFVLSRFVLAALRGDRIRIFGGSQEFDILDLRDAADALARLVREPAANWRPVYNLGSPVSQKIRHLAERAVALAAEHGRRGSVITTEPAGPDRTPRYGMDCARFCGGLGWRPLRSLDDTIRSLIEYYLPRLK
- a CDS encoding sigma-70 family RNA polymerase sigma factor, producing the protein MLHQALSMPGVCGGQASDRAEPRLALDEEAFCALYQSVAPALAGYIRKICLDAPLTEDLLQETFYRFLRAGPPGMDPRQTKAYLYRIATSLIVDHWRHTKQRQKRESFWHWLRIPGSEAGMEPAADGVELLSGLPPREQALLRLAYVEGFDHGEIAAALGLREKSVRVLLFRARRKLALILKRRNLRDGAKGAV